agggaagccccaagagaatttttaaatgtatcctcACCCACTTAATGTGCTGGCAGCGTCCTGTGTCTCTTCAGGAGACTGAGCCCCTACTCAAGGTCTCACTGCGCAGACGGTACCCCTGGAGTTGCTGTCTTTGGGGCCTTGGCCCCAGCCAGGACTTAGCAGGGTTCCTGGCACTGAGCAGATGCCCAGTGGTTTGCTGTGCTGAATGGAACCTCTGGGAGTTCCCGCAGCCACCTGGTACTCATCTGGTCAAAAGACACTTCTTTGCATCTTCTGAGGGCTAGGCACTGTGGGGTCCCCAAACAGGGAAGGAAGCTTGTGCCTTCCAGAAGCCTGTTGGCCCTTGCCCCCGCTAGGGCGCTCCCTGAGCTGCAGAGCGGGGCGAGGGTGGAACCACGTCTCTAGGACTCTGACCAGAGCAGGGGTGTGGGCCTCATGCCAGCTCCAGGCTCAGTCGCCAGTCCCGAGACAGGTCTCTGGCATCCTTCCTGCACCTGGGCACCACCCTTGTGACCGTGGCAGGCCTCTGAAATGATTCTGGTGGCTCTGTCCCTCCTCCCAGAGCGCTGGAGGCTGACTTCAGAACACCTTGCTGTCGCTCAGCTTTCCCCTGACCCGCCCGGCCCCACGCCGGCGCCCGGTGCCCGGTGCTGGAGAATGAACACGAGGAGGCCAGGAGTCACCCTCGAAGGCAGCTTGCTTTATTCTCACGATGccggcagggggcgggggtgggcagcGTGTCAGCCTTCCATCTGAGGCTCTCTGAGCCGGGAAGGGCCCCGGAGGCCAGCTCTCACTAGTGCACATGTCCCTGAGGGCTGCCCGGCCCACACTGGCAAAGTGGGGCGCAGGGCATCTTCTCCCCAGTCAGCCCACCTGGCAGGGCCCCGCCTGTCACTCAGCTCCAGGCCGCTCCCTAGCTCTGCGTGGGTCATGTCACCAAGGTCTGCTGCTACTCATGGGACTTGGCTTCTGGACCCCTCACAGCACTCAGGAGACAAGCCGAGCTCCAGAAGGCGTCTGGCACAGCCCTGGGCTCGCTTCCTTCTTCTTGGACGGACACTGACCCTTCAGTCCCGCAGTCGCCGGGGAAGGAGGTGACCTCCAAGGTGAGCCCGGCAAGCCACATCGGAAGCTCCCAGTCCCCACACCTCAGAGCGGAGGCCACCTGCAAAGCTGCTTCCCATTCTTGCCTTCAttacccccctcccctcccctccccaccccccattccccTCCCTTGCTTCCCCCCACCCGCCTCCTTCCCAGCTATCACTCGGGGATTCCGCCTCTGTCAGGCTGCCTGAAGGAGCTGCCAGCCCTCAGAGCAGGTCCACAAAACAAACGAACCCAAAAGACAGCAATTGGCaaagcacagaaaaggaaaagaaccacAAAAATCAGGGTCGCCTTTGTCTACAGGTAACGGACATCCTCTTGTGCTTAGGACAGTCTTCGCCTCTTCTTTTCAGCTGACTTCCCTGTCCCCAGGTGCCCGCGCTGACAGCGCTCCGGAGGGAAGTGCGTGTGTCTGCGTGCGTACATGTGTCTCGGCTcgtgtctctcacacacacacacacacacacacacacacacacacacacgcccccgGCTGAAGGGGGGACCGGTACGGGTCTGCCCCCAGGCCAGCTGTTGATGGGGTCGCTGTACCTGGGGAGAAGGAAGTCACCGATGGAGAGAAGCGTCCCTCCTCCTTCAGGGGCTTCTGTCTGGTAACGAAGGGCCacgcgcacacacagacacacgccaGCTTCTAGGGGAGAGCAGAAGACGGGGCCCCGGCAGGCTCAGTGGACCTGGGCCCGGGCGGAGGCCCCGTGCCCTGGAGCGCAGCTGGGCTCAGACAGTGGTGACAGAGAGCAGGGGGTTGTAGACCCGCTTCCCGTCGGCTGAGCGCGTGCCGTGGGCCAGCATCTCCTGGATGGTGATCCAGTTGTCCAGGATCTTCTTGTTCCGCTTCTTCGTGGCTTTGCGGTGGCTCAGGGCGATGATGCTGAGCTCGGCCCTGCCGTCGCCGCTCTGCGGCTCCCTCAGGCCCTCCAGGCGGCTCTGCATCATGAACTCGCGCCGCTTGCGCTGCTCCCGGGCCCGGCTCAGGTGCCGCTTCCGCTCCTCCTTGCTCCAGTAGCGGCCCATCTTCATCTCGCTCGCCGCGTCGTCGTCCGTGGTCATGCCGCTGCGCTCCTCCCGGATCTGCAGGGCCCGGGCTTTCAGGAGGCGGTCCCGCACTGGTCGCTTGGCCACGTAGCGGGTCCCGTCGCTGCGCACCTTGACCTTCCACTCCATGCGGGGCGCTTCGGTGGCCGCCGCCGCCACGCCACCCCCCCGAGGGCCGCCGGCCAAACTCAAGGGGCCGTGGCCCAGCTCTTCCAGACGGCGCGGCGGGGCCAGCTGCGTGCAGCTGTGGTACTGCTCGCCGTCCTGGCCCTGGCCGCGGTGGCGCCGCGACAGGTAAGGGCTGCCTTCGGGGCCCATGCGCTCCAGGGTCACCCCCGCCTTGGGGCCGCGGCGGCCCCGCTCCTCCGACTGCTGTCTCCGGCCCAGCTCGGGATCCCGGGAGAGGGATCGGAACTTGGCGGGACTCCCCTGCGGAGGGGCAGCCTTGGGGTGGGCGGCGACAGGGGCCCCGGAGGGGGTCCGGTTCAGGTTGGAGTTGCCCCCGGCGGCCGCCCGCCTCAGGGGGCTCTCGGGCAGGGGCTCCGCCAGCAGCGGAGTGCTGCGGCAGCTCTCACCCGTGTTGTAGGCGCTGGTGCTGTCCTTGTCCGACTTCTCGGGCAGCTCGGAGATGTCAGACAGCTCGTGCTTCTTGGGCTCGCCGGCGCCCAGGTCGTAGAGGCTCTCCTCCTCCAGCAGCCAGGCCTTCATGCAGCGCTCCCGCAGCTGTTGCATCTTCTGCGCCCGCAGGATGTTGCGGCACTTGAACTCCAGGTGCCGCAGCTCCTCCTCCAGCACGGCCACCTCGTGGCCCACGCTCTCGTTGCGGTTGACATCCAGGGCGCCGTGGCCGCCGGCGGCCCGGGGCAGGAGCAGGCCCAGGGGGTTGCCGTTCTCCAGGTGGCGCTTGATCTCCAGCAGCTCGCGGTAGCGCTCGCACTCCTCATCCGTGAGGCCCGGCacgtcgccgccgccgcccggcccCGCGCCCTCGGCCGGCAGGGAGTCCGTGCTGAAGTGGAAGTCGCGGCTCTGCAGGGCGTCCCCTTGCAGGCCAAACTTGCGCAGGGGCCCGGGCGTGTTGGCGGTACTCAGGGGCTCGTCCCCCAGCAGGTCGTGCTCGGAGCTCTCCTCGTTGCGCGTGCTCTCATCCGTCCGGCCCACCCCGCTGTCCAGCTCCTGGCTGTTGCTCAAGCCTGGGCCCGCATCAGGGGCCCCTTTCTCCTCTTCGTTTCCAAGCTGGAGCTGGAAGATGAGCCCCGCTCAGTCTGGGACCCACCGGTGGGGGCGCCGTGGGGGGGAGGATGCCGCGCTGcccgccccggcccccgcccttcctccttcctcacctGCTGGGCGGGCGGGGACGTCAGCCTCCGCGGCCGCAGGTGCCCCTCGTTCTCAGAGCCCAAATCATCCAGGAAGTCGTCGCGGTCACTGTCCTTCCAGCGCTTCGCCAGCTGCACACAGGCCCGTGCTGTGCCCGCCGCCCGAAGGACCTCCGCAGACAGTGGCCCCACTTGCGTCTAGGCCCAGCCCACTCAGCCATCAGAGGCCACAGAGGGAAATGGGCCCCgggcccacccccaccctccatcAGCGCCAGGTTGTTGGCACGTTTGTGGCCTAGTCGGCAGCTTTCAAGACAGAAAGCCCCACGTCAGGGGCCCCAGGACGCCCTAGTGGGCACACACACCTGGCTCTCGGGCCGGGCCACCAGCAGGGAGATGTTGGTATTCTCCTCCTGGCTCAGGATGGCCACTGCCTCTTCCCGGTTCTGGACGTCCACACCATTTATCTGTGGCAGGCCAAGGGACGGTCAACGAGGACACCAGGGCTGGCTCTGGGGCGGGCTCCAGTTGAGCTACGGGGGTCCCCTCGCAGGATGGAGACAAGTGGAAGGGGCCGGGGCGAAGACAGCCTGGCCCAGCCAAGAGCACACGCGCTCAGAGCGGCGTGGAACGGGACACATGCTCACGCCTGGGGCACGGAGGgacaggctggggaggggcccgGGCGGAGACGCCGGCAGAACCCACGGGCCCGCGGGAGCCACCCGCGTGGTTGTGCGGGAGGGAGATGAGTCCTAGCCCTGGTTTCGGGCCCGGCGGGAAGGCCGGCATCAGGCCGGGCTCTGAGCAGGAGAGAGCTGGAACTGGCTAAGGAGAGCCGGCGGGGCCTGCCTGCCCTGCTCACCTG
This window of the Physeter macrocephalus isolate SW-GA chromosome 21, ASM283717v5, whole genome shotgun sequence genome carries:
- the PDZD4 gene encoding PDZ domain-containing protein 4 isoform X8; the protein is MEELEYEEVELYKTSHRDKLGLMVCYRTDDEEDLGIYVGEVNPNSIAAKDGRIREGDRIIQINGVDVQNREEAVAILSQEENTNISLLVARPESQTQVGPLSAEVLRAAGTARACVQLAKRWKDSDRDDFLDDLGSENEGHLRPRRLTSPPAQQLQLGNEEEKGAPDAGPGLSNSQELDSGVGRTDESTRNEESSEHDLLGDEPLSTANTPGPLRKFGLQGDALQSRDFHFSTDSLPAEGAGPGGGGDVPGLTDEECERYRELLEIKRHLENGNPLGLLLPRAAGGHGALDVNRNESVGHEVAVLEEELRHLEFKCRNILRAQKMQQLRERCMKAWLLEEESLYDLGAGEPKKHELSDISELPEKSDKDSTSAYNTGESCRSTPLLAEPLPESPLRRAAAGGNSNLNRTPSGAPVAAHPKAAPPQGSPAKFRSLSRDPELGRRQQSEERGRRGPKAGVTLERMGPEGSPYLSRRHRGQGQDGEQYHSCTQLAPPRRLEELGHGPLSLAGGPRGGGVAAAATEAPRMEWKVKVRSDGTRYVAKRPVRDRLLKARALQIREERSGMTTDDDAASEMKMGRYWSKEERKRHLSRAREQRKRREFMMQSRLEGLREPQSGDGRAELSIIALSHRKATKKRNKKILDNWITIQEMLAHGTRSADGKRVYNPLLSVTTV
- the PDZD4 gene encoding PDZ domain-containing protein 4 isoform X7; the encoded protein is MGCNMCVVQKPEEQYKVMLQVNGKELSKLSQEQTLEALRASKEPLVIQVLRRSPRLRGDGSSLDLQLVDSGTQTDITFEHIMALGKLRAPTPPMVTLEPPPIGHEYYDPAEFVEGGPQEADHMEELEYEEVELYKTSHRDKLGLMVCYRTDDEEDLGIYVGEVNPNSIAAKDGRIREGDRIIQINGVDVQNREEAVAILSQEENTNISLLVARPESQLAKRWKDSDRDDFLDDLGSENEGHLRPRRLTSPPAQQLQLGNEEEKGAPDAGPGLSNSQELDSGVGRTDESTRNEESSEHDLLGDEPLSTANTPGPLRKFGLQGDALQSRDFHFSTDSLPAEGAGPGGGGDVPGLTDEECERYRELLEIKRHLENGNPLGLLLPRAAGGHGALDVNRNESVGHEVAVLEEELRHLEFKCRNILRAQKMQQLRERCMKAWLLEEESLYDLGAGEPKKHELSDISELPEKSDKDSTSAYNTGESCRSTPLLAEPLPESPLRRAAAGGNSNLNRTPSGAPVAAHPKAAPPQGSPAKFRSLSRDPELGRRQQSEERGRRGPKAGVTLERMGPEGSPYLSRRHRGQGQDGEQYHSCTQLAPPRRLEELGHGPLSLAGGPRGGGVAAAATEAPRMEWKVKVRSDGTRYVAKRPVRDRLLKARALQIREERSGMTTDDDAASEMKMGRYWSKEERKRHLSRAREQRKRREFMMQSRLEGLREPQSGDGRAELSIIALSHRKATKKRNKKILDNWITIQEMLAHGTRSADGKRVYNPLLSVTTV
- the PDZD4 gene encoding PDZ domain-containing protein 4 isoform X5, with product MGCNMCVVQKPEEQYKVMLQVNGKELSKLSQEQTLEALRASKEPLVIQVLRRSPRLRGDGSSLDLQLVDSGTQTDITFEHIMALGKLRAPTPPMVTLEPYVPSELPPIGHEYYDPAEFVEGGPQEADHMEELEYEEVELYKTSHRDKLGLMVCYRTDDEEDLGIYVGEVNPNSIAAKDGRIREGDRIIQINGVDVQNREEAVAILSQEENTNISLLVARPESQLAKRWKDSDRDDFLDDLGSENEGHLRPRRLTSPPAQQLQLGNEEEKGAPDAGPGLSNSQELDSGVGRTDESTRNEESSEHDLLGDEPLSTANTPGPLRKFGLQGDALQSRDFHFSTDSLPAEGAGPGGGGDVPGLTDEECERYRELLEIKRHLENGNPLGLLLPRAAGGHGALDVNRNESVGHEVAVLEEELRHLEFKCRNILRAQKMQQLRERCMKAWLLEEESLYDLGAGEPKKHELSDISELPEKSDKDSTSAYNTGESCRSTPLLAEPLPESPLRRAAAGGNSNLNRTPSGAPVAAHPKAAPPQGSPAKFRSLSRDPELGRRQQSEERGRRGPKAGVTLERMGPEGSPYLSRRHRGQGQDGEQYHSCTQLAPPRRLEELGHGPLSLAGGPRGGGVAAAATEAPRMEWKVKVRSDGTRYVAKRPVRDRLLKARALQIREERSGMTTDDDAASEMKMGRYWSKEERKRHLSRAREQRKRREFMMQSRLEGLREPQSGDGRAELSIIALSHRKATKKRNKKILDNWITIQEMLAHGTRSADGKRVYNPLLSVTTV
- the PDZD4 gene encoding PDZ domain-containing protein 4 isoform X2, encoding MGCNMCVVQKPEEQYKVMLQVNGKELSKLSQEQTLEALRASKEPLVIQVLRRSPRLRGDGSSLDLQLVDSGTQTDITFEHIMALGKLRAPTPPMVTLEPYVPSELPPIGHEYYDPAEFVEGGPQEADHMEELEYEEVELYKTSHRDKLGLMVCYRTDDEEDLGIYVGEVNPNSIAAKDGRIREGDRIIQINGVDVQNREEAVAILSQEENTNISLLVARPESQTQVGPLSAEVLRAAGTARACVQLAKRWKDSDRDDFLDDLGSENEGHLRPRRLTSPPAQQLQLGNEEEKGAPDAGPGLSNSQELDSGVGRTDESTRNEESSEHDLLGDEPLSTANTPGPLRKFGLQGDALQSRDFHFSTDSLPAEGAGPGGGGDVPGLTDEECERYRELLEIKRHLENGNPLGLLLPRAAGGHGALDVNRNESVGHEVAVLEEELRHLEFKCRNILRAQKMQQLRERCMKAWLLEEESLYDLGAGEPKKHELSDISELPEKSDKDSTSAYNTGESCRSTPLLAEPLPESPLRRAAAGGNSNLNRTPSGAPVAAHPKAAPPQGSPAKFRSLSRDPELGRRQQSEERGRRGPKAGVTLERMGPEGSPYLSRRHRGQGQDGEQYHSCTQLAPPRRLEELGHGPLSLAGGPRGGGVAAAATEAPRMEWKVKVRSDGTRYVAKRPVRDRLLKARALQIREERSGMTTDDDAASEMKMGRYWSKEERKRHLSRAREQRKRREFMMQSRLEGLREPQSGDGRAELSIIALSHRKATKKRNKKILDNWITIQEMLAHGTRSADGKRVYNPLLSVTTV
- the PDZD4 gene encoding PDZ domain-containing protein 4 isoform X6, translated to MRAPRGKQGLSGSSRGHVMSLPQVNGKELSKLSQEQTLEALRASKEPLVIQVLRRSPRLRGDGSSLDLQLVDSGTQTDITFEHIMALGKLRAPTPPMVTLEPPPIGHEYYDPAEFVEGGPQEADHMEELEYEEVELYKTSHRDKLGLMVCYRTDDEEDLGIYVGEVNPNSIAAKDGRIREGDRIIQINGVDVQNREEAVAILSQEENTNISLLVARPESQLAKRWKDSDRDDFLDDLGSENEGHLRPRRLTSPPAQQLQLGNEEEKGAPDAGPGLSNSQELDSGVGRTDESTRNEESSEHDLLGDEPLSTANTPGPLRKFGLQGDALQSRDFHFSTDSLPAEGAGPGGGGDVPGLTDEECERYRELLEIKRHLENGNPLGLLLPRAAGGHGALDVNRNESVGHEVAVLEEELRHLEFKCRNILRAQKMQQLRERCMKAWLLEEESLYDLGAGEPKKHELSDISELPEKSDKDSTSAYNTGESCRSTPLLAEPLPESPLRRAAAGGNSNLNRTPSGAPVAAHPKAAPPQGSPAKFRSLSRDPELGRRQQSEERGRRGPKAGVTLERMGPEGSPYLSRRHRGQGQDGEQYHSCTQLAPPRRLEELGHGPLSLAGGPRGGGVAAAATEAPRMEWKVKVRSDGTRYVAKRPVRDRLLKARALQIREERSGMTTDDDAASEMKMGRYWSKEERKRHLSRAREQRKRREFMMQSRLEGLREPQSGDGRAELSIIALSHRKATKKRNKKILDNWITIQEMLAHGTRSADGKRVYNPLLSVTTV
- the PDZD4 gene encoding PDZ domain-containing protein 4 isoform X3, with the translated sequence MRAPRGKQGLSGSSRGHVMSLPQVNGKELSKLSQEQTLEALRASKEPLVIQVLRRSPRLRGDGSSLDLQLVDSGTQTDITFEHIMALGKLRAPTPPMVTLEPPPIGHEYYDPAEFVEGGPQEADHMEELEYEEVELYKTSHRDKLGLMVCYRTDDEEDLGIYVGEVNPNSIAAKDGRIREGDRIIQINGVDVQNREEAVAILSQEENTNISLLVARPESQTQVGPLSAEVLRAAGTARACVQLAKRWKDSDRDDFLDDLGSENEGHLRPRRLTSPPAQQLQLGNEEEKGAPDAGPGLSNSQELDSGVGRTDESTRNEESSEHDLLGDEPLSTANTPGPLRKFGLQGDALQSRDFHFSTDSLPAEGAGPGGGGDVPGLTDEECERYRELLEIKRHLENGNPLGLLLPRAAGGHGALDVNRNESVGHEVAVLEEELRHLEFKCRNILRAQKMQQLRERCMKAWLLEEESLYDLGAGEPKKHELSDISELPEKSDKDSTSAYNTGESCRSTPLLAEPLPESPLRRAAAGGNSNLNRTPSGAPVAAHPKAAPPQGSPAKFRSLSRDPELGRRQQSEERGRRGPKAGVTLERMGPEGSPYLSRRHRGQGQDGEQYHSCTQLAPPRRLEELGHGPLSLAGGPRGGGVAAAATEAPRMEWKVKVRSDGTRYVAKRPVRDRLLKARALQIREERSGMTTDDDAASEMKMGRYWSKEERKRHLSRAREQRKRREFMMQSRLEGLREPQSGDGRAELSIIALSHRKATKKRNKKILDNWITIQEMLAHGTRSADGKRVYNPLLSVTTV
- the PDZD4 gene encoding PDZ domain-containing protein 4 isoform X4, with product MRAPRGKQGLSGSSRGHVMSLPQVNGKELSKLSQEQTLEALRASKEPLVIQVLRRSPRLRGDGSSLDLQLVDSGTQTDITFEHIMALGKLRAPTPPMVTLEPYVPSELPPIGHEYYDPAEFVEGGPQEADHMEELEYEEVELYKTSHRDKLGLMVCYRTDDEEDLGIYVGEVNPNSIAAKDGRIREGDRIIQINGVDVQNREEAVAILSQEENTNISLLVARPESQLAKRWKDSDRDDFLDDLGSENEGHLRPRRLTSPPAQQLQLGNEEEKGAPDAGPGLSNSQELDSGVGRTDESTRNEESSEHDLLGDEPLSTANTPGPLRKFGLQGDALQSRDFHFSTDSLPAEGAGPGGGGDVPGLTDEECERYRELLEIKRHLENGNPLGLLLPRAAGGHGALDVNRNESVGHEVAVLEEELRHLEFKCRNILRAQKMQQLRERCMKAWLLEEESLYDLGAGEPKKHELSDISELPEKSDKDSTSAYNTGESCRSTPLLAEPLPESPLRRAAAGGNSNLNRTPSGAPVAAHPKAAPPQGSPAKFRSLSRDPELGRRQQSEERGRRGPKAGVTLERMGPEGSPYLSRRHRGQGQDGEQYHSCTQLAPPRRLEELGHGPLSLAGGPRGGGVAAAATEAPRMEWKVKVRSDGTRYVAKRPVRDRLLKARALQIREERSGMTTDDDAASEMKMGRYWSKEERKRHLSRAREQRKRREFMMQSRLEGLREPQSGDGRAELSIIALSHRKATKKRNKKILDNWITIQEMLAHGTRSADGKRVYNPLLSVTTV
- the PDZD4 gene encoding PDZ domain-containing protein 4 isoform X1, with the translated sequence MRAPRGKQGLSGSSRGHVMSLPQVNGKELSKLSQEQTLEALRASKEPLVIQVLRRSPRLRGDGSSLDLQLVDSGTQTDITFEHIMALGKLRAPTPPMVTLEPYVPSELPPIGHEYYDPAEFVEGGPQEADHMEELEYEEVELYKTSHRDKLGLMVCYRTDDEEDLGIYVGEVNPNSIAAKDGRIREGDRIIQINGVDVQNREEAVAILSQEENTNISLLVARPESQTQVGPLSAEVLRAAGTARACVQLAKRWKDSDRDDFLDDLGSENEGHLRPRRLTSPPAQQLQLGNEEEKGAPDAGPGLSNSQELDSGVGRTDESTRNEESSEHDLLGDEPLSTANTPGPLRKFGLQGDALQSRDFHFSTDSLPAEGAGPGGGGDVPGLTDEECERYRELLEIKRHLENGNPLGLLLPRAAGGHGALDVNRNESVGHEVAVLEEELRHLEFKCRNILRAQKMQQLRERCMKAWLLEEESLYDLGAGEPKKHELSDISELPEKSDKDSTSAYNTGESCRSTPLLAEPLPESPLRRAAAGGNSNLNRTPSGAPVAAHPKAAPPQGSPAKFRSLSRDPELGRRQQSEERGRRGPKAGVTLERMGPEGSPYLSRRHRGQGQDGEQYHSCTQLAPPRRLEELGHGPLSLAGGPRGGGVAAAATEAPRMEWKVKVRSDGTRYVAKRPVRDRLLKARALQIREERSGMTTDDDAASEMKMGRYWSKEERKRHLSRAREQRKRREFMMQSRLEGLREPQSGDGRAELSIIALSHRKATKKRNKKILDNWITIQEMLAHGTRSADGKRVYNPLLSVTTV